GAAGCCATGGCCCTCGCCCTCGAATTCGACCAGCGCGTGCGGGATGCCCTGGTCGCGGAGCGCGGCCGCCATTTGCCGTGACTGTTGCGGCAGCACGATTCGATCATCAAGTCCCTGGAAGAAGATCACGGGCCTGTCGATGCGTTCGGCA
This genomic window from Gammaproteobacteria bacterium contains:
- a CDS encoding prolyl oligopeptidase family serine peptidase, with protein sequence AERIDRPVIFFQGLDDRIVLPQQSRQMAAALRDQGIPHALVEFEGEGHGFRSADTIITALESEHAFYRRILELDCELPMRKLDIHCLDESRG